The proteins below are encoded in one region of Halalkalicoccus jeotgali B3:
- a CDS encoding DUF2240 family protein, which yields MSLRVAVAAPFREAGTRSMEESRFVVALSLDRDWFSPDQAKRLIDVAVGEGLLERTEAGIEATFPVDSVGIPEDFSPAEDLLAQRSPFERVLERVVADGIDKRTAVGRINELQREIGISIEVAAVVFARREGIDVSGELSAVRGTLNREG from the coding sequence ATGAGTCTGCGGGTCGCCGTTGCCGCGCCGTTCCGGGAAGCGGGCACGCGCTCGATGGAGGAGAGTCGGTTCGTCGTGGCGCTCTCGCTGGATCGGGACTGGTTCTCGCCGGATCAGGCAAAACGCCTGATCGACGTGGCCGTCGGCGAGGGACTCCTCGAACGGACCGAGGCCGGCATCGAAGCGACCTTTCCGGTCGACTCGGTCGGGATCCCCGAGGACTTCTCGCCCGCAGAGGACCTCCTCGCACAGCGCTCGCCCTTCGAACGCGTCCTCGAACGGGTCGTCGCGGACGGGATCGACAAACGGACCGCCGTCGGCCGGATCAACGAACTCCAGCGGGAAATCGGGATCTCCATCGAGGTGGCAGCAGTCGTCTTCGCGCGCCGGGAAGGGATCGACGTGAGCGGGGAACTGTCGGCGGTCCGCGGAACGCTGAACCGGGAGGGCTAA
- a CDS encoding HAD family hydrolase yields MALRAVVFDLDYTLAVVSRDRSTLLAEASETVGVPTVSRETYGEAHQRAHAHETRGPIFADLLEEGDGEALAEAYRNAIAANLEPIGGAESLVRTLEERYAVGLLTNGPVVAQRDKLRTLGWEGLFDAAVITGELKRGKPHPEAFEAILGALEVSPEEAVYVGDSVETDIAGAAGIGMAVVQVLYPGGPDPDPRANAHVERETIVEDLPDLITQFD; encoded by the coding sequence ATGGCACTCAGAGCGGTCGTGTTCGATCTCGATTACACCCTCGCGGTGGTTTCACGCGACCGGTCGACCCTGCTTGCGGAGGCCTCCGAGACCGTTGGCGTGCCGACGGTCTCCCGGGAGACCTACGGCGAGGCCCATCAGCGCGCCCACGCCCACGAGACGCGGGGACCGATCTTCGCGGACTTGCTCGAAGAGGGCGACGGCGAGGCGCTCGCGGAGGCCTACCGGAACGCGATCGCGGCGAACCTCGAACCCATCGGGGGCGCCGAGTCCCTGGTCCGAACCCTAGAGGAGCGCTACGCCGTCGGCCTGCTGACCAACGGGCCGGTCGTCGCCCAGCGCGACAAACTGCGCACGCTCGGCTGGGAGGGACTGTTCGATGCGGCGGTCATCACCGGCGAACTGAAGCGGGGCAAACCCCACCCGGAGGCGTTCGAGGCGATCCTGGGCGCGCTCGAGGTCAGCCCCGAGGAGGCGGTCTACGTCGGCGACAGCGTCGAGACGGACATCGCGGGCGCGGCCGGAATCGGGATGGCCGTCGTCCAGGTGCTGTATCCGGGCGGTCCCGATCCCGACCCGCGAGCGAACGCCCACGTCGAACGCGAGACGATCGTAGAGGACCTGCCCGATCTGATCACTCAGTTCGACTGA
- the pyrF gene encoding orotidine-5'-phosphate decarboxylase: MQFFERLDERIRERDSVLCVGLDPDPDRLPDHMAEYDLPRWAFNRRIIDATHEHAAAYKPNAAFYEDPDGWRALVETMAYAHGKDVPVVLDAKRADIGNTARQYAKLLDRADAITVNPYMGRDSLEPFLSKPETGVFVLCRTSNPGGADLQDLELASGEAVYERVAALADLWNTNGNVGLVVGATAPEELESLREQVPDLPFLVPGVGSQGGDAEAAVEFGLAGGVGLINSSRGIIFAGVGGPEGGENFASAAGEAAKRLKRRLNRYR, translated from the coding sequence ATGCAGTTCTTCGAGCGTCTCGACGAGCGCATCCGGGAGCGCGACTCGGTCCTCTGTGTCGGTCTCGATCCCGACCCCGACCGGCTTCCCGATCACATGGCCGAATACGACCTCCCGCGGTGGGCGTTCAACCGCCGGATCATCGACGCGACCCACGAACACGCCGCCGCCTACAAACCAAACGCCGCCTTCTACGAGGACCCCGACGGCTGGCGCGCGCTCGTCGAGACGATGGCCTACGCCCACGGGAAGGACGTTCCCGTCGTTCTGGACGCCAAGCGCGCCGACATCGGAAACACCGCCCGCCAGTACGCGAAGCTGCTCGATCGGGCCGACGCCATCACCGTCAATCCCTACATGGGACGCGATTCGCTCGAACCGTTCCTCTCGAAGCCCGAAACGGGCGTGTTCGTGCTCTGTCGGACCTCCAATCCCGGTGGTGCGGACCTGCAGGACCTCGAACTCGCCTCCGGCGAGGCCGTCTACGAGCGGGTCGCCGCCCTTGCGGACCTCTGGAATACGAACGGGAACGTCGGCTTGGTGGTCGGTGCGACCGCGCCCGAGGAGCTCGAATCGCTGCGCGAGCAGGTCCCCGACCTCCCCTTTCTGGTGCCCGGCGTCGGCTCGCAGGGTGGGGACGCAGAAGCCGCCGTCGAGTTCGGGCTCGCCGGCGGAGTCGGGCTGATCAACTCCTCGCGGGGAATCATCTTCGCGGGCGTCGGCGGTCCGGAGGGCGGCGAGAACTTCGCGAGCGCCGCTGGCGAGGCGGCAAAGCGCCTCAAACGTCGGTTGAACCGGTATCGGTAG
- a CDS encoding inositol monophosphatase family protein, with the protein MDDLTRRAAVAERAARAGSDLAMAEFRTGIAVETKEGKTDVVTQADRDAQNRVIEVIREEFPDDAIVGEEEDALKEVPEAGPAWVIDPIDGTSNFVRDVPIWATSVAAVIDGEPVAATNAMPAIGDYYVADDEETRLNGDPVQVSDRTDPEACTVAPTLWWDFDQREVFARVVRAVVERFGDVRRLGCAQATLSLVADGGLDGALSDVRPNPWDTVAGVHLLRNAGGEATDVEGERWRHDSTGLVVSNGRVHGTILEAVRAATER; encoded by the coding sequence ATGGACGACCTGACGAGACGGGCCGCGGTCGCAGAACGGGCCGCCCGCGCCGGGAGCGACCTCGCGATGGCCGAGTTCCGGACCGGCATCGCCGTCGAGACCAAAGAGGGCAAGACCGACGTCGTGACGCAGGCGGACCGCGACGCCCAGAACCGGGTGATCGAGGTCATCCGCGAGGAATTTCCCGACGACGCTATCGTCGGCGAGGAAGAGGACGCGCTCAAGGAGGTCCCCGAGGCGGGTCCCGCGTGGGTGATCGACCCAATCGACGGGACGAGCAACTTCGTTCGGGACGTCCCGATCTGGGCGACCAGCGTCGCCGCCGTGATCGACGGCGAACCCGTCGCCGCGACCAACGCGATGCCCGCCATCGGGGACTACTACGTGGCCGACGACGAGGAGACGCGGCTGAACGGCGATCCAGTGCAGGTAAGCGACCGGACCGATCCCGAGGCCTGTACGGTCGCGCCGACGCTGTGGTGGGACTTCGACCAGCGCGAGGTGTTCGCCCGCGTCGTCCGGGCGGTCGTCGAGCGCTTCGGCGACGTGCGTCGCTTGGGCTGTGCGCAGGCCACCCTCTCGCTCGTGGCCGACGGCGGTCTCGACGGGGCGCTGAGCGACGTCCGCCCGAACCCGTGGGATACCGTCGCGGGCGTTCACCTCCTGCGGAACGCTGGCGGCGAGGCGACGGACGTCGAGGGCGAGCGCTGGCGCCACGACAGTACGGGACTCGTCGTCTCGAACGGCCGCGTCCACGGGACGATCCTTGAGGCGGTCCGGGCCGCGACGGAGCGATAG